In a single window of the Luteimonas viscosa genome:
- a CDS encoding penicillin-binding protein activator, translating into MSKWMVCAAMLATLAGCASVQVERPTPGPDAVAPPTLNPHWRFDPARAPAARDGYRPPRKLAVLLPMTGQLATAAGPVRDGLLAGYYAERREKPELAFYDTAGTASGAVAARDRAIAEGADQILGPLGRDEVSALFNAPQPVPLLALNRGNAAAPDNAADFSLAPEDEGRAAAAYALARNARRVLVLSNGDDHALRSVDAFRTQLEAEGGAIVGTLAIVGETPGDQSVGLRSAATREGGVDAILIALRGSEARLVVPQLFAAGLGDRLRIATSQLTSGTGKADEDRALDGIAFASETWTNAGLAGLPSPATLAADLPTARGPAARLFAFGHDAWLLSAYLQHLAEQPDAGLDGATGRLSLDAEGRVVRAPAWATFSNGVVVPLAGAGG; encoded by the coding sequence ATGTCGAAATGGATGGTGTGTGCGGCCATGCTGGCCACGCTGGCGGGCTGCGCTTCGGTGCAGGTCGAGAGGCCGACGCCCGGCCCGGATGCCGTCGCGCCGCCGACGCTGAACCCGCACTGGCGCTTCGATCCCGCCCGCGCCCCGGCCGCGCGCGACGGCTACCGCCCGCCGCGCAAGCTGGCGGTGCTGCTGCCGATGACCGGGCAGCTCGCCACCGCGGCCGGGCCGGTGCGCGACGGCCTGCTCGCCGGCTACTACGCCGAACGCCGGGAAAAGCCGGAACTGGCCTTCTACGACACCGCCGGCACGGCCTCGGGCGCGGTCGCCGCGCGCGACCGCGCGATCGCCGAAGGCGCCGACCAGATCCTCGGTCCGCTGGGCCGCGACGAAGTGTCCGCGCTGTTCAATGCGCCGCAGCCGGTGCCGCTGCTCGCGCTCAATCGCGGCAACGCGGCGGCGCCCGACAACGCCGCCGATTTCTCGCTCGCACCCGAGGACGAGGGACGCGCCGCCGCGGCCTACGCGCTCGCGCGCAACGCCCGCCGGGTGCTGGTGCTCAGCAACGGCGACGACCATGCCCTTCGCAGCGTCGATGCGTTCCGCACGCAGCTGGAGGCCGAAGGCGGCGCCATCGTCGGCACGCTTGCGATCGTCGGCGAAACCCCCGGCGACCAGTCGGTCGGGCTGCGCTCGGCGGCGACGCGCGAAGGCGGGGTCGACGCCATCCTGATCGCCCTGCGCGGCAGCGAGGCGCGCCTGGTGGTGCCGCAACTGTTCGCGGCGGGGCTCGGCGACAGGCTGCGTATCGCCACCTCGCAGCTCACTTCCGGTACCGGCAAGGCCGACGAGGACCGGGCGCTGGACGGAATCGCCTTCGCCAGCGAGACCTGGACCAACGCCGGCCTGGCGGGCCTGCCATCGCCGGCGACATTGGCCGCGGACCTGCCGACCGCGCGCGGCCCGGCGGCGCGGTTGTTCGCCTTCGGCCACGACGCCTGGCTGCTCAGCGCCTACCTGCAGCACCTGGCGGAACAGCCCGACGCCGGACTCGATGGCGCCACCGGCCGACTGTCGCTCGATGCTGAGGGCAGGGTCGTACGGGCGCCGGCCTGGGCCACCTTCAGCAACGGCGTGGTCGTGCCGTTGGCGGGCGCCGGAGGCTGA
- the rsmI gene encoding 16S rRNA (cytidine(1402)-2'-O)-methyltransferase, with the protein MPAAEPGAPAAGVLHVVATPIGNLGDLSPRAQQVLRTVAAICAEDTRHTRQLLSQFGIATPLLALHEHNEEAIAQRLVARLQAGESLALVSDAGTPLVSDPGFRLVRAAREAGIRVSPVPGPSALVAALSVAGLPSDRFAFEGFLPAKAAARRERLAALAAEPRTLIFYESAHRIDGMLADAAAAFGGERRAVLSRELTKLFETVLDGPLSALHARVLADADQRRGEFVVIVEGAGEEGDARLVEGRRVYGLLVAHLPPSAAAKLAAEITGAPRKLLYGS; encoded by the coding sequence ATGCCAGCCGCTGAACCCGGAGCCCCTGCCGCGGGCGTGCTGCACGTGGTCGCGACCCCGATCGGCAACCTCGGCGACCTGTCGCCGCGCGCGCAGCAGGTGCTGCGCACGGTGGCGGCGATCTGCGCGGAGGACACGCGCCACACCCGGCAACTGCTCTCGCAGTTCGGCATCGCCACGCCGCTGCTGGCCCTGCACGAGCACAACGAGGAGGCGATCGCGCAGCGGCTGGTCGCGCGGCTGCAGGCGGGCGAATCGCTGGCCCTGGTCAGCGACGCCGGCACGCCGCTGGTCAGCGACCCGGGCTTCCGGCTTGTGCGCGCCGCGCGCGAGGCCGGGATCCGGGTGAGCCCGGTGCCCGGGCCGAGCGCGCTGGTAGCGGCCCTGAGCGTCGCCGGCCTGCCGAGCGACCGCTTCGCCTTCGAGGGCTTCCTGCCGGCGAAGGCGGCGGCGCGGCGCGAGCGGCTGGCGGCGCTCGCGGCCGAACCGCGCACGCTGATCTTCTACGAGTCCGCGCATCGCATCGACGGGATGCTCGCCGACGCAGCGGCGGCCTTCGGTGGGGAGCGTCGCGCGGTGCTGTCGCGCGAACTGACCAAGCTCTTCGAAACCGTGCTCGACGGCCCGCTGTCCGCGCTGCACGCGCGCGTGCTCGCCGATGCCGACCAGCGTCGCGGCGAATTCGTGGTGATCGTCGAAGGCGCGGGCGAGGAGGGCGATGCGCGCCTGGTGGAGGGCCGGCGCGTCTACGGCCTGCTCGTCGCCCACCTGCCGCCGTCCGCGGCGGCGAAACTGGCCGCGGAGATCACCGGCGCGCCGCGCAAGCTGCTGTACGGGAGTTGA
- a CDS encoding UDP-N-acetylmuramoyl-tripeptide--D-alanyl-D-alanine ligase, producing the protein MNPLPLSRIAQWTNGRLYAAGPEDMLIDAVETDTRTLDARDGRAALFIALKGANFDGHDHVAAAAELGARAALVSRICDVSLPQVLVADTERALAALAASLQHARRGKVVGITGSNGKTSVKQLTLAIASRAMPAYANPGNRNNEIGLPLAVIDAPDGADVAIYEMGAGKHNDIAYLTAIARPDVALVNNIAPAHLERMQSLLGIADTKAAIYDALPHDGVAVINADDAFAPYFAERAHGRRLLRFGLEASADVSARDIRLDDDASRFTLVTPAGEAEVSLPLPGRHNIANALAACSIALALDIPLGIIVAALAAAQPVKGRLVRHRLANGAVLIDDSYNANPGSLNAAIDTLAATSSEGWLVIGDMRELGEDAVALHAEAGRRARRAGIARLYAVGTLSAAAVEGFGEGARHFDSHEALIDALRVDLHSGVRVLVKGSRGSAMDRVVDALLPDETGEQDAA; encoded by the coding sequence ATGAACCCGTTGCCGCTGTCGCGCATCGCGCAATGGACCAACGGCCGCCTGTACGCAGCCGGGCCAGAGGACATGCTGATCGACGCGGTCGAGACCGATACCCGCACGCTCGACGCGCGTGACGGCCGCGCGGCGCTGTTCATCGCACTCAAGGGCGCCAACTTCGACGGCCACGACCACGTCGCGGCGGCGGCGGAGCTGGGAGCGCGCGCGGCGCTGGTCTCGCGGATCTGCGACGTGTCGCTGCCGCAGGTGCTGGTGGCCGACACCGAGCGCGCGCTGGCGGCGCTCGCCGCCTCGCTCCAGCACGCGCGCCGCGGCAAGGTGGTGGGCATCACCGGCAGCAACGGCAAGACCAGCGTCAAGCAACTGACCCTGGCGATCGCCTCGCGCGCGATGCCCGCCTACGCCAACCCGGGCAACCGCAACAACGAGATCGGGCTGCCGCTCGCGGTGATCGACGCCCCGGATGGCGCCGATGTCGCGATCTACGAGATGGGCGCCGGCAAGCACAACGACATCGCCTACCTGACGGCGATCGCACGCCCGGACGTGGCCCTGGTGAACAACATCGCGCCGGCGCACCTGGAGCGGATGCAGAGCCTGCTCGGCATCGCCGACACCAAGGCCGCCATCTACGACGCGCTGCCGCACGACGGGGTCGCGGTGATCAATGCCGACGATGCGTTCGCGCCCTATTTCGCCGAGCGCGCGCACGGACGCCGCCTGCTGCGCTTCGGCCTGGAGGCCAGCGCCGACGTGTCCGCGCGCGACATCCGGCTCGACGACGACGCCTCGCGCTTCACCCTGGTCACCCCGGCCGGCGAGGCGGAGGTTTCGCTGCCGCTGCCCGGCCGGCACAACATCGCCAACGCCCTGGCGGCCTGTTCGATCGCGCTGGCGCTGGACATCCCGCTGGGGATCATCGTCGCGGCCCTCGCCGCCGCGCAGCCGGTGAAGGGCAGGCTGGTGCGCCACCGCCTGGCCAACGGTGCGGTGCTGATCGACGACAGCTACAACGCCAACCCGGGCTCGCTCAATGCCGCGATCGACACCCTGGCCGCCACCAGCAGCGAGGGTTGGCTGGTGATCGGCGACATGCGCGAGCTGGGCGAGGACGCGGTCGCGCTGCACGCCGAGGCCGGGCGCCGCGCCCGGCGCGCGGGAATCGCGCGGCTCTATGCGGTGGGAACGCTGAGCGCCGCGGCGGTAGAGGGCTTCGGCGAGGGCGCCCGACATTTCGACAGCCATGAAGCGCTGATCGACGCGCTGCGGGTCGACCTGCACTCGGGCGTGCGCGTGCTGGTGAAGGGTTCCCGAGGCAGCGCGATGGACCGCGTCGTCGACGCCCTGCTGCCGGATGAAACGGGGGAACAGGATGCTGCTTGA
- the mraZ gene encoding division/cell wall cluster transcriptional repressor MraZ: MFQGETAITIDDKGRLAIPTSYRDLVAGAGGNRLVVTYNPFESGSLYLYPQAVWERVRDQVNALPRTRSVNRQLQLKLVGAATFVEPDANGRIGIPASHRNAVGIEKKAVLVGMGEKFELWSEQAHLAQIRQTLGDADLGDDLVDLQL, encoded by the coding sequence GTGTTCCAGGGCGAGACCGCCATCACGATCGACGACAAGGGCCGGCTGGCGATTCCGACCAGCTACCGGGATCTGGTCGCGGGCGCGGGCGGCAACCGGCTGGTGGTCACCTACAACCCGTTCGAGTCGGGAAGCCTGTACCTCTATCCCCAGGCGGTCTGGGAGCGCGTGCGCGACCAGGTCAACGCGCTGCCGCGCACGCGTTCGGTCAACCGCCAGTTGCAGCTGAAGCTGGTCGGCGCGGCCACCTTCGTCGAGCCCGACGCGAACGGGCGCATCGGCATCCCCGCCAGCCACCGCAATGCGGTTGGCATCGAGAAGAAGGCCGTGCTGGTGGGCATGGGCGAGAAATTCGAACTCTGGAGCGAACAGGCGCATCTCGCGCAGATCAGGCAGACGCTGGGCGATGCCGATCTGGGCGACGACCTGGTCGACCTGCAGCTGTGA
- a CDS encoding YraN family protein yields MRARGAGVEAAACAYLVGAGLRPVAANATARFGELDLVMRDGDTLVFVEVRYRRSTRFGGGAGSVDARKRRKLVLAARQFLAAHREHRDAPCRFDVVDASGDPDAPSFDWLRDAFRADDG; encoded by the coding sequence ATGCGCGCGCGCGGCGCCGGCGTGGAAGCGGCGGCGTGCGCGTACCTGGTCGGCGCCGGCCTGCGCCCGGTGGCCGCCAACGCTACCGCGCGCTTCGGCGAACTCGACCTGGTGATGCGCGACGGCGACACCCTGGTGTTCGTGGAGGTGCGCTACCGCCGCAGTACGCGCTTCGGCGGCGGCGCCGGATCGGTGGACGCCCGCAAGCGCCGCAAACTGGTGCTGGCGGCACGGCAGTTCCTGGCGGCGCACCGCGAACATCGCGACGCGCCGTGCCGGTTCGATGTGGTCGATGCCAGCGGCGATCCCGATGCGCCCTCGTTCGACTGGCTGCGCGATGCCTTCCGCGCCGACGACGGCTGA
- the ftsL gene encoding cell division protein FtsL, producing the protein MTLRLIVAVLVVANVISAIGVVHARHQHRELYVQLTRLERARDELNIEFGRLQLEQATWAESNRIDQVARNRLGMKFPAAGEIVVVRP; encoded by the coding sequence ATGACCCTGCGCCTGATCGTCGCCGTGCTGGTCGTCGCCAACGTCATCTCCGCGATCGGCGTCGTCCATGCGCGCCACCAGCACCGCGAGCTGTACGTGCAGCTGACCCGGCTCGAACGCGCGCGCGACGAACTCAACATCGAGTTCGGCCGGCTGCAGCTCGAGCAGGCGACCTGGGCCGAGAGCAACCGCATCGACCAGGTCGCGCGCAACCGCCTGGGCATGAAATTCCCCGCCGCCGGCGAGATCGTGGTGGTGCGGCCGTGA
- a CDS encoding peptidoglycan D,D-transpeptidase FtsI family protein, with translation MLVGGALALCAVALVVRAVDLQLVDNAFYQRKADARFLREVPIPTSRGMITDRNGEPLAVSSPVESLWANPQELANNPAAVARLAEATDLPVDYLTRYISQRREKEFMYVPRHRRINPAVAQKILALRIPGVFSQREFRRFYPQGEAVSHVLGFTNVDDRGQEGVELAFDEWLSGTPGAQKVIRDRHGRIVEHVDLVRPAEPGRDLVLSIDRRIQFLAYRELKRTLLETGAGSGSVVILDVATGEVLAMANLPSYNNNKVSGLNRDAYRNRAVTDLLEPGSTMKPLTVAAALEAGVITPATRFDTNPGWIANGRYRTSDFKNYGVLDTTGIITKSSNVGVSKIVKLLPDRDFDAFLRRFGYGASTGSGFPGEAAGIFPTPESWYGTTKQTLSYGYGISVTPLQIARAYATLGNHGRAVTPTFVKGGHSGESQQVLDPRVAAEVMRMMQTVTEPGGTATRAAILGYHVAGKTGTARKSAGGGYSRRYIAYFAGLVPVERPRFAVTVVINDPDPSGGGSTYGGGWVSAPLFARVMEGALRLMDVPPDDIETWLAAQAVEEAKRAKAHAAATPRTTASAGSLAEAAQ, from the coding sequence ATGCTGGTCGGCGGCGCGCTCGCGCTGTGCGCGGTGGCGCTGGTGGTGCGCGCGGTCGACCTGCAACTGGTCGACAACGCCTTCTACCAGCGCAAGGCCGACGCGCGCTTCCTGCGCGAAGTGCCGATCCCGACCTCGCGCGGCATGATCACCGACCGCAACGGCGAGCCGCTGGCGGTGTCCTCGCCGGTGGAATCGCTGTGGGCCAACCCGCAGGAACTGGCGAACAACCCGGCCGCGGTGGCGCGCCTGGCCGAGGCGACGGACCTGCCCGTGGACTACCTCACGCGCTACATCTCGCAGCGCAGGGAAAAGGAGTTCATGTACGTGCCGCGCCATCGCCGGATCAACCCGGCAGTCGCGCAGAAGATCCTGGCCCTGCGCATCCCCGGCGTGTTCTCGCAGCGCGAGTTCCGCCGCTTCTATCCGCAGGGCGAGGCGGTTTCGCACGTGCTCGGTTTCACCAACGTCGACGATCGCGGGCAGGAAGGCGTCGAGCTGGCGTTCGACGAATGGCTCAGCGGCACCCCCGGCGCACAGAAGGTGATCCGCGACCGCCACGGCCGCATCGTCGAACATGTCGACCTGGTCCGCCCCGCGGAGCCGGGCCGCGACCTGGTGCTGAGCATCGACCGCCGCATCCAGTTCCTGGCCTACCGCGAACTCAAGCGCACGCTGCTGGAGACCGGCGCGGGCAGCGGCTCGGTGGTGATCCTCGACGTCGCCACCGGCGAGGTCCTGGCCATGGCCAACCTGCCTTCGTACAACAACAACAAGGTCAGCGGGCTCAACCGCGACGCCTACCGCAACCGCGCGGTGACCGACCTGCTGGAACCCGGCTCGACGATGAAGCCGCTCACGGTCGCGGCCGCGCTCGAGGCGGGTGTGATCACCCCGGCGACGAGGTTCGACACCAACCCCGGCTGGATCGCGAACGGCAGGTACAGGACCAGCGACTTCAAGAACTACGGCGTGCTCGACACCACAGGCATCATCACCAAGAGCTCGAACGTGGGCGTGTCGAAGATCGTCAAGCTGCTGCCGGACCGGGACTTCGATGCGTTCCTGCGTCGCTTCGGATACGGCGCGAGCACCGGAAGCGGCTTCCCGGGCGAGGCGGCCGGCATCTTCCCGACGCCCGAGAGCTGGTACGGCACCACCAAGCAGACGCTGTCCTACGGCTACGGCATCTCGGTCACGCCGCTGCAGATCGCGCGCGCCTACGCCACCTTGGGCAACCATGGTCGTGCGGTGACGCCGACGTTCGTCAAGGGCGGGCACAGCGGGGAGTCGCAACAGGTGCTCGATCCGCGGGTGGCCGCCGAGGTCATGCGGATGATGCAGACCGTGACCGAGCCCGGCGGTACCGCGACGCGCGCGGCGATCCTGGGCTACCACGTGGCCGGCAAGACCGGCACCGCGCGCAAGTCCGCGGGTGGCGGCTACTCGCGCCGCTACATCGCCTACTTCGCCGGCCTGGTGCCGGTCGAACGGCCGCGCTTCGCGGTGACGGTGGTGATCAACGATCCGGATCCTTCCGGTGGCGGATCGACCTACGGCGGCGGCTGGGTCTCCGCTCCGCTGTTCGCGCGGGTGATGGAAGGCGCGCTGCGGCTGATGGACGTGCCGCCCGACGATATCGAGACCTGGCTGGCCGCGCAGGCGGTCGAGGAAGCGAAGCGCGCGAAGGCGCACGCGGCCGCGACGCCCCGGACGACGGCGAGCGCAGGCTCGCTGGCGGAGGCGGCGCAATGA
- the rsmH gene encoding 16S rRNA (cytosine(1402)-N(4))-methyltransferase RsmH, whose amino-acid sequence MTEGGAEVRSAHLPVMFEQVMEGLRVVEDGTYLDGTFGRGGHARGVLQRLGAGGRLLLMDKDPEAIAVAEREFRGDARVAIRRGSFADMGGWDAVAKGLDGVLLDLGVSSPQLDVAARGFSFGKDGPLDMRMDPDGGESAAQWLAGADEREIADVLWTFGDERMSRRIARAIVARRATAPLTRTGELAELIASVVPRGRHDIHPATRSFQAIRIHVNRELADLEQGLAAAHDALRPGGRLAVISFHSLEDRIVKRFITAHAKAPPGNRRLPEATGFEPTLRAVGDAGKARADELAANPRARSAVLRVAEKRGFGIGDSGFGKAEKSPQIPNPQFPIPGVAEPRP is encoded by the coding sequence GTGACGGAGGGTGGCGCGGAAGTCCGGTCCGCGCACCTTCCGGTGATGTTCGAGCAGGTCATGGAAGGGCTGCGCGTGGTCGAGGACGGGACGTATCTGGATGGCACGTTCGGCCGCGGCGGTCATGCGCGCGGCGTGCTGCAACGGTTGGGCGCAGGAGGTCGGCTGCTGCTGATGGACAAGGATCCCGAAGCGATCGCGGTGGCGGAACGCGAGTTCCGTGGCGACGCGCGCGTCGCGATCCGGCGCGGCAGCTTCGCCGACATGGGCGGCTGGGACGCGGTGGCGAAGGGCCTCGACGGCGTGCTGCTCGACCTCGGCGTGTCGTCGCCGCAACTCGACGTCGCCGCGCGCGGCTTCAGCTTCGGCAAGGACGGCCCGCTCGACATGCGCATGGATCCCGACGGTGGCGAGAGCGCCGCGCAGTGGCTGGCCGGCGCCGACGAGCGCGAGATCGCAGACGTGCTGTGGACCTTCGGCGACGAACGCATGAGCCGCCGCATCGCCCGTGCGATCGTCGCCCGCCGCGCCACGGCACCGTTGACCCGCACCGGCGAGCTGGCCGAGCTGATCGCCTCGGTGGTGCCTCGAGGCCGCCACGACATCCATCCCGCCACGCGTTCGTTCCAGGCGATCCGGATCCACGTCAACCGCGAGCTGGCCGACCTGGAGCAGGGCCTGGCCGCCGCGCACGATGCGCTGCGTCCGGGCGGGCGGCTGGCGGTGATCAGCTTCCATTCGCTCGAGGACCGCATCGTCAAGCGCTTCATCACCGCGCACGCCAAGGCGCCACCGGGCAACCGCCGCCTGCCCGAAGCCACCGGCTTCGAGCCCACGCTGCGCGCGGTCGGCGACGCCGGCAAGGCCCGCGCCGACGAACTGGCCGCAAACCCGCGCGCCCGCAGCGCGGTGCTGCGGGTGGCTGAGAAGCGGGGATTCGGAATTGGGGATTCGGGATTCGGAAAGGCGGAAAAATCGCCCCAAATCCCGAATCCCCAATTCCCAATCCCGGGCGTGGCGGAGCCACGCCCATGA
- a CDS encoding UDP-N-acetylmuramoyl-L-alanyl-D-glutamate--2,6-diaminopimelate ligase, whose product MSRAMPLSQLLPDVAAVPASLSISGLVLDSRDVREGDAFVAIGGFGTHGLHFTQQARRAGARAILFEPPVPDDVPRPPADAIAVPGLRARMGAMADVFHDHPSAKMTTIGVTGTSGKTSTVQLLAQALELCGVRSGTIGTLGAGLYGQAQATGFTTPLVLQTHALLARLREAGADAVAMEVSSHALDQGRVDAVHFAVGVFTNLSRDHLDYHGDMDSYGAAKAKLFATPGLRAAVLNLDDPWGRRLYDALPASLQAIGASARGAVDAKVRAGNISLDADGIAFDLHLDGRSHRVASPLLGRFNVDNLLVVAGVLHALGHDAAAIAAALGRLEPIPGRMNRLGGGDRPLVVIDYSHKPDPLEQALQSLRGHLRGRLVCVFGCGGERDTGKRPQMAAIAERLADEVVVTDDNPRGEDGDAIVAGIMAGFAHPGRVLVQRDRRAAILGAIGRAQAGDIVLVAGKGHETYQELAGVKHPFDDSVVAREALRDAEERR is encoded by the coding sequence ATGAGCCGGGCGATGCCGCTCTCGCAACTGCTGCCGGACGTGGCCGCCGTGCCCGCGTCGCTGTCGATCTCCGGACTGGTGCTTGACAGCCGCGACGTGCGCGAGGGCGATGCCTTCGTCGCGATCGGCGGATTCGGCACCCACGGCCTGCATTTCACGCAGCAGGCCAGGCGTGCCGGCGCGCGCGCGATCCTGTTCGAGCCGCCGGTGCCCGACGACGTCCCCCGGCCACCCGCCGATGCGATCGCGGTGCCCGGGCTGCGCGCACGCATGGGTGCGATGGCCGATGTTTTCCACGATCATCCGTCGGCGAAGATGACCACGATCGGGGTCACCGGTACCAGCGGCAAGACCTCCACCGTGCAACTGCTGGCGCAGGCGCTGGAATTGTGCGGCGTGCGCAGCGGCACCATCGGCACCCTCGGCGCGGGCCTGTACGGACAGGCGCAGGCGACCGGCTTCACCACGCCGCTGGTGCTGCAGACCCACGCGCTGCTCGCCCGGCTGCGCGAGGCCGGCGCCGACGCGGTGGCGATGGAGGTCAGCTCGCATGCGCTCGACCAGGGCCGCGTGGACGCGGTGCATTTCGCCGTCGGGGTGTTCACCAACCTCAGCCGCGACCACCTCGACTACCACGGCGACATGGACAGCTACGGCGCGGCCAAGGCGAAGCTGTTCGCCACCCCCGGCCTGCGCGCGGCGGTGCTGAACCTCGACGACCCCTGGGGCCGGCGGCTGTACGACGCGTTGCCGGCGTCGCTGCAGGCCATCGGCGCCAGTGCACGCGGCGCCGTCGATGCGAAGGTGCGCGCCGGCAACATTTCGCTCGATGCCGACGGCATCGCCTTCGATCTGCACCTGGACGGCCGCAGCCATCGCGTCGCCTCGCCGCTGCTGGGCCGCTTCAACGTCGACAACCTGCTGGTGGTGGCCGGCGTGCTGCACGCGCTCGGCCACGATGCGGCGGCGATCGCGGCCGCGCTTGGGCGGCTCGAGCCGATCCCCGGGCGCATGAACCGCCTCGGTGGCGGCGACCGGCCGCTGGTGGTGATCGACTACTCGCACAAGCCCGATCCGCTGGAACAGGCGCTGCAGTCGTTGCGCGGACACCTGCGCGGCCGCCTGGTGTGCGTATTCGGCTGCGGTGGCGAACGCGATACCGGCAAGCGGCCGCAGATGGCGGCGATCGCCGAGCGGCTCGCCGACGAGGTCGTGGTCACCGACGACAATCCGCGTGGCGAAGACGGCGACGCGATCGTCGCCGGGATCATGGCCGGCTTCGCGCATCCCGGGCGCGTGCTGGTGCAGCGCGACCGCCGCGCCGCGATCCTCGGCGCGATCGGCCGCGCGCAGGCCGGCGACATCGTGCTGGTCGCCGGCAAGGGTCACGAAACCTACCAGGAGCTCGCAGGCGTGAAGCATCCCTTCGACGACAGCGTGGTGGCGCGCGAGGCATTGCGCGACGCGGAGGAACGGCGATGA